The genome window GTCcatatctccttttttttttttttttgttatgggcCTCTAAGTTGATGGGTTACATTGAGCAGTGGCCTATCCACCTCAAGTAAAAGAGGGGTCGACACTCTACCTCCTTTCTTCATGCAttctttgctagtcataggtgcccagcaagccaatcacgtgagtgatggcacgtgtgacttgatacagaatctttttgcttattatattttggcatatatcactttataactattgcataaatgcatatatatatattgtgatgtccttggatttgtgcaatgggaatcggatcgtgatgagatcacgataatgagatcgattcacctttaaacacatatcctaaataatcccggtcataggttactcgagagggacatcgtgataaccggatagactggtgtgctgtatacccgtccatatgatggatgcagctggtctcatagctgctcgtgtagggacactagggatacagtacaggtgctcattggagaatgagttcactgattgatccgcttacggaatgctggatggttgatgatgccttattgtcagacaatgattccgtagtcctagtggtgtatctggtccttagacttgagacaccaaggatgtcctgtatgagtgctccactctttgataccagacttataggtttggctgttcccagatctagtacagctggtcattgggagtggtagtcgaccttacgagggctattgagtgtcgacagaggatcatccactctcggcgtcatgagaggaatatcctatgtgttcttgctcagacaaatccctagtcagggtcattcgggttgagagagaaagagttctccgggagaatccgattagagcgagactcgagtagaaaccgtatgggtctgacaacaccatgctcgatatacggtctctgggatattagatggatgagggattataggtacatggtaactgaggacagacaggtccaatggattggattcccctgtatcgtctggggactatggcgtagtggcctagtatgtccgtagttgatgagtcaagtgaattattacagagataataattcactcagtcagaaggagttctgacaggtatgactcacggccagctcgatattgggcctagagggtcacacacatatggtaggcattgcgatgagtagaggttcggatatgagatatccgacggagcccttgtcttattggatgcagatccaatacccactagggaaggacccattagggtttgacacgggatctctataaatatgagggattcacagcctcataggctagagtctttgcttgcctttcctattctcctctccctctccacctcagagtaggcctggagttttgaggagcgtcgtcgcaaccctactgtgtggatcaccgctagagaggaggacgcttgacctccttcactctctcataaggatctgcaaggaaacagggatatacgatctccctaggtaacacaatctctatatgcagttttgtgttttgcggatttttgcgcatcaatcttcgcacgacgacgaacatctttttgggaatcggggattttgtttttcttgttcttccgctgcgcatatgatgtcgccccccaatgatttcccaacattcttTCCCTTGTGTCTTCCGCCATGACAAATCTACTTGCATGAGGGTTGGGTTTCCCGACTTATGTGCATTGGATATATTTTGATTTGTGTCTCCCATCGTGATAGGTTTATTCTTATTGAGGTTAGGTTTTCTCGTCTTATACGACTCAGATATATTTGGTCTTAGGCTTCTCATCGTGGCAACTTTCTTATAATATGATTTAGGTTATCCTGACTCATGTGGAAAGGGTATATTTTGTCTTATACCTCTCATAATTGTGGGTTTCTTATTATATGGGTTGAGTTTTTTTTACTCATGTGCCTCGGGCACATTTTGTCTTTGCCTTCCGTCATAATGATTTTCTTATTACAAGAGTCAGATTTTTTAGATTCATATACCTTgggtatatttttatcttttgccTCCTATCgtaatagatttttttattacatGAGTCGGATTTTCTCGATTCATGCACCTCGGGCATATTTTGTCTTATGCCTCCTACTATGATGGGTGTCTTTTGACATGACTTAGGTTTTTTTTTTACTCATGCACCTTAGTATTTTGTCTTGTGCTTCTCGCCATAGCGGGTTTCTTATTGTATGAGTTGGGTTTTTTCGACTCATATACCTCAACAacattttatcttatgcctccTACTGTGGCatgtttttttcatatttttcgaGGTGGTCTTTGGACATTAATCACTTTTGCGCTTTCCGATGCTAGTACTAATTGGGAACTTCATCACCATATGGTAGATCAACACCACCACCCTCAGTCTGTTCAATATGGGTGGCCTATGATTGTGTTATATATCGAGGGGATATCCATCATCGTGAATTTAGTTAGTATCATTTTAGAGCAATGCTCGTCTCTGAATGTGACATGTAGGCTCCTGGTCCCGAGAGGGGAGATAGAGTCACTAGTGAACCCCATTAGTAAAGAAGTCAGAGGAGTAAGATTGTTAGTCGAGAACTTGAGTTTTTAGAAAGCACAAAAGTAGATGATATTAGCAGAGTTATATATGCCAATTATGACCCTTTTCGCTCGAGCGTTGATCATTCACATAGAAACTATCAAGGCATTATCATGATTTGAGTCAAGATACTTCATCTCTTCCTCCTTAAAAGTTATATACAGGTCATCTTCTGTCCTCGGGCACTTTTCAATGGTAGCTCGGGCATAAACCTTACGACCTGAGTTGTCTCCCCCCGAGTTTGgtccataaatgatgatgtcaatATGTCTGTCTCTCTATTGACCTCTAAGGTTTGGGTGAGGGCTTTCGGTGCTTTTAGACAAACCACAAGAGGTGTTCCCGATATATGAATTCTTCAATCTGCTCTTTTAAGTCGTGATAATCATTTGTGTCATGGTCGTAATCCCCGTAGAATCGATAGTGTTTAGACTTGTCTCTTTTTGTCAATGGGGTCTTCATCGAGTGAGGGTATTTCAAGagctcctttttttttatatgtagAAAAACTTCAGTTCTAGCAAAATTTAGGAGGGTAGACTTGGACCTTGGGTGAGATAACTCGGGTTGTTCGTTTCTCTTTCGATGTAGTGAACTCCGGGGTTAAGGCTGATTATAGCCACTCCTATTTCAACCTCTTACATGACTCTTCATACTTGCTTGAGACTATTGTCTTAGCGATGATGTATTGATTAGCCCTTTGAAGTATCTATGATATAGTTGTTGGTAGTCTCTCTATCAATGACAAGAAGAGGCGAGATGGCTTTAGTCCCATCATGAAGGTTTATATTATAAGTGATAGATAGACATCTACCATACCTCATATCTGCTCATGAGCTGAATGACGTAGTTTACGAGTGTTTTTTCCTCTCCTTTCCTGAGTTTAAGGAGCATTCTAGTCGATGGTCGCAGACATACATTCTTAAGGAAGTGAAGTTTGAACTCCTTCACAAGCTGGGCAAAAGAACTAAGGGAAAGCGACTTTAGGCGAGCATATCATTCTCATGTCAGGCCTCTTAACGTGGTTGGGAAGGTGTGATACATCAAGATGTCTGAAATGTCATACAATGATATTTGGGTATGAAAATTTGTAATGTGCTTTGTCGAGTTGACACTGCCATCGAGCGCCTCCAAGGACAAGAGGTAGAAGTTCATTGGAATCAGTTCCTCCTATATTTTCTCGGTGAACAACCACTAACCCAAGGTGGGGTCGACTACTGCTCCCCTTTTGAATATTAGAACTCTCGTTGTATCTCCTCCAAATGCCTACTCATCTCTTGTAGTTGGATTGATAAGGAATCTTATATCTACTCTACCGATTGGGCCTTAGATTTAAGCAGGGGTAGAGTGGTGGTGTGGTTTGATGAATTCTATAGTTGAGGATCGAAGTGCACCCTTGATTAACAGTTCAACGAGTCTTGGGTGCTCTTGGGATGTCAGTGTCACGTCGAGTTAGGGAACCTCGACAAGTGCCGATTGTGGTGGAGTCGATGATGACGATTGAGCTGGTGGAACTACTTGTTGAGTTAACTGAGGCAAAATTAGAGAGATGACCTATATCGTACTTGTTAGTGTCTGTACTTGCTAAATGAGATTTAAAAACACTACGATGGGAACAAGCATATGGCTTAGGGTCGTCTCTGGGGTTAAGAGATTCGGTTCATTGAATAGATATTAGTATTGTATCGATGTCTGCACCGAGGTGGATGCACCCATGTGCAGAAAGGATGGCTATTGCCCCCCCAAGTGAGAGTACTATGGGTCGTGGGCAAAGTTTCTTCGCTCATGTGTCCATTAAGAGGGTTGAGGGGCATCATTATTGTAAAAGCGAACCCGCTTTTCAATGCAAAAATGATATGAGTAAAAGTTTTCGATGTCTTAGTCAACCCGACATGATTCAAACACGTATACACGAGGTTGTTTGAAAGTCTCGGATATGGTAACACAGATTTCTTAAGGTGCCACATGCATAAAGATTGAGGTAAGAAGAGACTTTTCAACCTGATCCATCTAATTCCCAAGTTACAAACCCGAGGATCAAACAAATTTGATCGATAGTTCGTATATGTGATATGGTTGATTTCTGTAGAGGAACTGTTTCTAACATCAAAATACCGGCATATTTCCCGTTCCATGAGATCATATCTTCATCCCCTGCACATTACTCATGCTATAGACCTGGCAATCTTCTCCACTTGTGAATGAGCCTTCTACAGATGGGACAGACCTTGTTTTGCTCCTCGATCACCCTGCAACCAAAGCCCACACACACTTGTAAGCTTTCTCTTCTCGCATGGAGACAGACCAAAGGCCATTGCTTTACCTCTGCGCACAGGAGCAGCAAGCGACGCTGTGGCCGCAAGGGGTGAAGAAGCAACTGCGCCTCTCGTCGTAGCAGATGACGCATATCTTCCCGTCGTACAGGTCGTCGGCGGTGCAGCACACGCTCGACTCCGCCTCCTCTTCCGTGGCTCCGTAACCGCAGGCCATCTCTTTCCTCGGCGCTATCGGCTGtgtctccgcctccgcctccgccgccgccgcctcaacGCCCTGCTCTCGCCTCGTCTGCTCAACGCAGCATGCTCCAAGATGCTTGAGTATGACGGAAACAATCACGACCAAAAAGCCTGCAACAATCACACAACATACATTAGCATCTCTTGTTTCCTTGTTCGATCTAGATTCAAGTGAGCGGCAGGCAACCCACCTGTGACTAAGAAGTAGGAAGTCAAGCGGGCTACGAAGGAGAGTTGGATGTGCCAAACCTTGAGGGGCACCTAATTAAGGAACAAACGCCATGGATTCGAGTGTCTTTATGTAGAGGCTCGGATAAGATCTGAGAACGCTTACCTCACTGTCTGATGTTGCCAACACATAGTACTGGGCGTTGGGGAACAGAAGCTTGAGCTTGCATTCGCCATTGCTGGTGGAGCATATGCTTGTGGCTTTGCTGGTGTCGTACATTTTGGATGCGATCTTTATGTTCATGTTCATGGTGATGCTCCGAAGAGAGAGATTGATGACGCCAAGGTAATACATGCCGTCCTCCGCAACAGTGAATTCTCGGTTGCTACCTGAGGATGCAAAGGAAAGCACAGTGTAATGTATCATCATCATCCACAGCAATGCCATTCTCTGCTTCGATTCCTGGGCTTTGAAAGGAACGTTTGTTTCTTTCACTGGTTCGATCACAAAGAACTCGAAAGAGTGGGGGATGATAGCTTAAGCTTTTGGATTGTGTTCGTAAATAACTTAAGCTTAAGCTTAAGTTCGTAAATAAATCAGCTGCTAGCCTTTGTTGATCACATGCAAATAAATAATGATCATAAGAAGAGATAAATTGCAGGTGTTCATTTACCATCCCTTGAGTTGCCCATGTCATCATGGGAGTATCTCTCCAGCTCCTCCAAGTTCTGTTCTCCTGTCACAATTTTAGTTCGAATGGATCAGCaacaccagaagaagaagaagaagaagaagaagaagaagaagatggccaAGCTTTCTGTAAAACTCAAGTCAACCCAGATTACCCTTGATCAAAACCACAAGCATGTCTGCATAGCTCTCACCACCATAACCCACCTGCCATGCCATCCAAATCCTGGATCCTCTGTTCAACCACATGGAGAATCCCTAACCAAAGATCAAACGAAATTTATATTTGCCAGTGATGGATGGCTCAACCTGATAACGACGTAGAAATTGATcgagataattttattttatttctttctatCAAGTG of Musa acuminata AAA Group cultivar baxijiao chromosome BXJ2-3, Cavendish_Baxijiao_AAA, whole genome shotgun sequence contains these proteins:
- the LOC103977137 gene encoding E3 ubiquitin-protein ligase APD1 isoform X4 translates to MMMTSSLFVEQLQVKDEAGQGLLLYGFNDRPQLSSETNWTISSDLFVDTYSRQGFSMWLNRGSRIWMAWQVGYGGESYADMLVVLIKGEQNLEELERYSHDDMGNSRDGSNREFTVAEDGMYYLGVINLSLRSITMNMNIKIASKMYDTSKATSICSTSNGECKLKLLFPNAQYYVLATSDSEVPLKVWHIQLSFVARLTSYFLVTGFLVVIVSVILKHLGACCVEQTRREQGVEAAAAEAEAETQPIAPRKEMACGYGATEEEAESSVCCTADDLYDGKICVICYDERRSCFFTPCGHSVACCSCAQRVIEEQNKVCPICRRLIHKWRRLPGL
- the LOC103977137 gene encoding E3 ubiquitin-protein ligase APD3 isoform X3; its protein translation is MPPRRDQRHCARALLPLLAWLCGIAAALSLRYGYYGSNHLALGPNSSRMMMTSSLFVEQLQVKDEAGQGLLLYGFNDRPQLSSETNWTISSDLFVDTYSRQGFSMWLNRGSRIWMAWQVGYGGESYADMLVVLIKGEQNLEELERYSHDDMGNSRDGSNREFTVAEDGMYYLGVINLSLRSITMNMNIKIASKMYDTSKATSICSTSNGECKLKLLFPNAQYYVLATSDSEVWHIQLSFVARLTSYFLVTGFLVVIVSVILKHLGACCVEQTRREQGVEAAAAEAEAETQPIAPRKEMACGYGATEEEAESSVCCTADDLYDGKICVICYDERRSCFFTPCGHSVACCSCAQRVIEEQNKVCPICRRLIHKWRRLPGL
- the LOC103977137 gene encoding E3 ubiquitin-protein ligase APD3 isoform X1, which gives rise to MPPRRDQRHCARALLPLLAWLCGIAAALSLRYGYYGSNHLALGPNSSRMMMTSSLFVEQLQVKDEAGQGLLLYGFNDRPQLSSETNWTISSDLFVDTYSRQGFSMWLNRGSRIWMAWQVGYGGESYADMLVVLIKGEQNLEELERYSHDDMGNSRDGSNREFTVAEDGMYYLGVINLSLRSITMNMNIKIASKMYDTSKATSICSTSNGECKLKLLFPNAQYYVLATSDSEVPLKVWHIQLSFVARLTSYFLVTGFLVVIVSVILKHLGACCVEQTRREQGVEAAAAEAEAETQPIAPRKEMACGYGATEEEAESSVCCTADDLYDGKICVICYDERRSCFFTPCGHSVACCSCAQRVIEEQNKVCPICRRLIHKWRRLPGL
- the LOC103977137 gene encoding E3 ubiquitin-protein ligase APD3 isoform X2, producing MPPRRDQRHCARALLPLLAWLCAALSLRYGYYGSNHLALGPNSSRMMMTSSLFVEQLQVKDEAGQGLLLYGFNDRPQLSSETNWTISSDLFVDTYSRQGFSMWLNRGSRIWMAWQVGYGGESYADMLVVLIKGEQNLEELERYSHDDMGNSRDGSNREFTVAEDGMYYLGVINLSLRSITMNMNIKIASKMYDTSKATSICSTSNGECKLKLLFPNAQYYVLATSDSEVPLKVWHIQLSFVARLTSYFLVTGFLVVIVSVILKHLGACCVEQTRREQGVEAAAAEAEAETQPIAPRKEMACGYGATEEEAESSVCCTADDLYDGKICVICYDERRSCFFTPCGHSVACCSCAQRVIEEQNKVCPICRRLIHKWRRLPGL